A part of Aspergillus flavus chromosome 5, complete sequence genomic DNA contains:
- a CDS encoding autophagy-related protein 22-like protein, which produces MSSIDRIVKGDRDKDNIHAHEQNAGSEEEYASETTINNQQVASLSTKKALWAYLILCFSTGPTSSMAFNYVSAAIQSAANTVGHQPGSDKPCARRGHIKCLVKFGAGEIDYVSYVLYLRSIGRAMEGIVTIMTAGVADYSRYRKTMMLCSILLFGALALPFAGLTKAEYSHLNGLATLYCLLTTVQGVYTVIEASYIPIFMRSVGGLHSASPAADPDTKRTWKKGFTVSVLALVASNVGGIVALLIGVILSYGIGSYVQVGYFSYLLAITIAGCITIVFGTIGQFLLPSVPGQERPKGQNLLLLAVKGWIRMIGSARHYPEAFKFCIGWILWNTGYSNFLGLTQSLFLEVTGIARGSGVYQVWSFTNVIFACMGSLSFLFLYPHVRVPIKSWAYFFLSVNFLCVLWGCIGISNHVTIGYKHAAEFWVEQVLFMSTSSALRSYNRTVFASLIPCGSEAQFFGMEITLDLATGWINPLVQGVIQDHTHNLRFPMIPNVLLIFVAGLLYVWVDIPKGIEDAKVPLSEAKGGN; this is translated from the exons ATGTCCTCAATAGATCGCATCGTGAAAGGAGACCGGGATAAGGATAACATCCACGCCCATGAACAGAATGCTGGCTCCGAGGAAGAGTACGCAAGCGAGACCACCATCAACAACCAACAGGTTGCCTCCCTCAGTACCAAGAAGGCACTATGGGCTTACCTCATTCTGTGCTTTTCC ACGGGCCCAACCAGTTCAATGGCGTTCAACTATGTCTCGGCGGCCATTCAGTCTGCAGCAAACACTGTCGGCCATCAGCCGGGATCGGACAAGCCCTGCGCTCGGCGAGGGCATATTAAATGCTTGGTGAAGTTCGGCGCAGGAGAGATTGACTATGTCAGCTATGT GCTCTATCTACGCTCCATCGGTCGCGCAATGGAAGGGATTGTCACAATCATGACTGCTGGCGTAGCAGACTACTCAC GATACCGTAAAACCATGATGTTGTGCTCAATTCTCCTATTTGGCGCGCTGGCGCTGCCATTTGCGGGTCTAACCAAGGCCGAATATAGCCACCTCAATGGGCTCGCAACCTTGTACTGCTTGCTCACTACAGTGCAAGGCGTATATACCGTTATCGAGGCATCGTATATCCCGATCTTCATGCGCTCGGTGGGTGGTTTACACTCTGCATCTCCAGCAGCAGATCCGGACACAAAGCGTACATGGAAAAAAGGCTTCACTGTTAGTGTTCTAGCATTGGTTGCAAGCAACGTCGGAGGCATTGTTGCCTTGCTCATCGGTGTCATCCTGTCTTACGGTATCGGGTCGTATGTGCAAGTAGGTTACTTCAGCTACCTCCTCGCCATTACAATTGCCGGCTGCATTACGA TCGTCTTCGGGACCATTGGCCAATTTCTCCTCCCCTCAGTTCCGGGTCAAGAGCGGCCCAAAGGCCAGAATCTGTTACTCCTGGCCGTGAAAGGGTGGATCCGCATGATCGGGTCAGCGCGTCACTATCCCGAAGCCTTCAAGTTCTGCATTGGCTGGATCCTGTGGAACACCGGCTACAGCAATTTCCTCGGCCTGACTCAGTCGCTTTTCCTCGAGGTCACCGGTATCGCGAGAGGGTCGGGCGTGTATCAAGTTTGGTCCTTTACCAACGTGATCTTTGCCTGTATGGGTAGCTTAagctttctgtttctctatCCCCATGTCCGTGTTCCGATCAAAAGCTGGGCGTACTTCTTCCTGAGTGTTAACTTCTTGTGTGTGCTGTGGGGATGTATCGGGATCAGCAACCACGTCACGATCGGGTACAAGCATGCCGCGGAGTTCTGGGTGGAACAGGTGCTCTTCATGAGTACGAGTAGTGCCCTGCGATCCTATAACAGGACGGTATTTGCGTCGCTCATCCCCTGTGGATCCGAAGCACAGTTCTTTGGTATGGAAATTACGTTGGATCTTGCCACTGGATGGATTAATCCCCTCGTGCAGGGCGTGATTCAAGATCATACGCATAATCTAAGGTTCCCCATGATTCCTAACGTATTGCTTATTTTTGTGGCGGGCTTACTGTACGTCTGGGTGGACATTCCGAAGGGGATTGAGGATGCGAAGGTGCCGTTGAGCGAGGCTAAAGGAGGCAACTAA
- a CDS encoding cytochrome protein yields the protein MTLLRITPAKSKRLRVLVGPMRSSVNPASILWHPRGHKRSVFFPKSEQPTSRKMVMHGLCIIIGKALAVGILFLSICIFSRIVPPRFPRNIPAVPFWVTLLSLVRDIDQEDIYRRHIQKPLQTHGAIKIFFAGQWNLLIQRSSYLNEIFRNEDVYQKSGNQKKIPHSVLAEFLGDNVISSRGTTWRLYRDIITPGLQGHFDAGLIAANAEELCSSLLAFQNTVGNCGVPVQNLLQQFTIANVSQVLLQANHKPTKGDESSLHQLQLAVKREIFKPIFMNFPVLDRLGKLIPCRVRARNVVEQFSAALQYGVRHGQGTPNASNLGARLMAARDGGVLTGKQFRDNLNVLFVAGQENPQLLLISMLYLLAKHPVSVSCPLKSMELMSQDVQSRLRREIDACSTLDPSNVAFSELPYLTCVIYESLRLLSPISQLINRRTSQDVILGNQIYIPKGTYVGYNCYSTNRDPAVWGPTADEFRPERWGQSNTEISQCYRQRRARAEFVSFHGGSRACLGEKFALLEARVALFVLVSRLSWSLDPEWPDRKTPVGPLYPRALRLIFTERK from the exons ATGACGCTGTTACGCATTACTCCCGCAAAAAGCAAGCGTCTACGAGTTCTAGTAGGACCAATGCGGTCATCCGTTAATCCTGCTTCAATACTTTGGCACCCCAGAGGACATAAGCGCTCCGTGTTCTTCCCAAAATCTGAACAACCAACGTCCCGCAAGATGGTCATGCACGGCCTCTGTATCATTATCGGGAAAGCCCTCGCGGTAGGGATCTTGTTTCTCAGCATTTGTATCTTCTCGAGGATTGTACCTCCTCGTTTCCCTCGGAATATCCCTGCTGTCCCATTTTGGGTGACTCTGCTTTCCTTGGTTCGTGACATTGACCAAGAGGATATCTACAGAAGGCATATCCAGAAGCCTCTCCAAACCCATGGGGCAATTAAGATATTCTTTGCGGGGCAATGGAATCTGCTTATACAGCGTTCAAGTTATCTCAACGAGATTTTCAGAAACGAGGACGTGTATCAGAAAAGCGGGAACCAAAAGAAGATTCCTCACAGTGTACTTGCTGAGTTCTTAG GTGATAACGTCATATCCTCGCGAGGCACGACTTGGCGACTCTATCGAGACATTATCACGCCGGGTCTTCAAGGCCACTTTGACGCAGGGCTTATAGCCGCCAATGCAGAAGAGCTCTGTTCTTCACTTTTAGCATTCCAGAATACAGTTGGCAACTGCGGTGTGCCTGTTCAGAATCTCCTGCAACAGTTCACCATCGCCAATGTTTCCCAAGTACTGTTGCAGGCAAACCAC AAACCCACCAAAGGAGACGAGTCATCGCTTCACCAGCTACAACTAGCTGTAAAGAGAGAGATCTTCAAACCCATCTTCATGAACTTTCCAGTCCTGGACAGACTCGGTAAGCTGATTCCGTGCCGTGTAAGAGCCCGAAACGTGGTGGAACAGTTTTCAGCCGCATTGCAATATGGCGTACGGCATGGACAGGGAACGCCCAATGCTAGTAATCTAGGGGCACGTCTAATGGCTGCGAGGGATGGTGGGGTACTCACAGGGAAGCAATTCCGCGACAACCTGAACGTGCTTTTTGTCGCCGGACAGGAGAACCCGCAACTGCTCCTGATTTCGATGCTGTATTTGCTTGCGAAGCATCCGGTAAGCGTGTCATGTCCTCTGAAGTCGATGGAGCTAATGTCACAGGATGTCCAATCCCGGCTGAGGCGAGAAATCGACGCGTGCAGTACGCTCGATCCCTCGAACGTTGCTTTCAGCGAGCTTCCCTATTTGACATGCGTCATTTACGAGAGCCTCCGCCTCCTGTCGCCTATATCGCAACTGATCAATCGCAGGACATCGCAAGACGTCATCTTAGGAAATCAGATCTACATACCTAAGGGCACATACGTCGGATACAACTGCTACTCTACCAACCGTGACCCTGCAGTCTGGGGACCGACAGCGGACGAGTTCCGGCCGGAGCGGTGGGGTCAGAGTAACACGGAGATTTCGCAGTGCTACCGCCAGAGGAGAGCCCGTGCGGAATTCGTATCTTTCCATGGTGGCAGCCGAGCCTGCTTAGGGGAGAAATTCGCGCTCCTCGAGGCCCGCGTGGCGCTCTTTGTCCTGGTCAGCAGACTCTCATGGTCACTGGATCCAGAATGGCCAGATCGGAAGACTCCG GTTGGTCCGCTGTACCCGCGAGCTCTTCGTTTAATTTTCACCGAACGCAAGTAA
- a CDS encoding putative oxidoreductase (unnamed protein product), producing the protein MSPIRVGLIGLPSASGENYEGTSWSVNAHLPFLTKSPNFEIVALLNSSVESAQTAIQKYGLPNETKAYGDPQDLANDPDVDLVVCSVRVDRHFLTVRPSLIAGKAVYVEWPLDRNLEVAQEMATLATKHNARTIVGIQGAFSPIIRKMRSVIESGEIGRVLASTITGSFGNNVDAESKNVRYFLDRDIGGNPITIHVGHSLEYIAAVLGEFKTLRSFSSISRPTIDIKDYSVGDTGKVIEAGARNTVPDQILAYGTVEPSDAAVTVKFHAGKEFPGQPRLDWRIQGEKGWLRLASPLVSLNVGGPGIKLEIARNETNTVEEILPEADEWDELPVPAQNIARLYEAYRKNEWHPTFDWALKRHEALDRIWKEFDAESH; encoded by the exons ATGTCTCCTATCCGAGTCGGTTTGATCGGACTGCCTAGTGCTTCGGGAGAGAATTATGAGGGCACTTCGTGGTCTGTTAACGCCCACTTGCCCTTCCTCACCAAGTCTCCCAATTTTGAAATTGTTGCGCTGCTGAATAGCTCCGTGGAGTCTGCACAAACGGCAATCCAGAAATATGGCCTACCGAACGAAACCAAGGCTTACGGTGACCCGCAAG ATCTCGCCAACGACCCTGATGTGGACCTCGTGGTCTGCAGTGTCCGCGTTGACCGACACTTTCTGACTGTGCGTCCTAGCCTCATCGCTGGCAAGGCAGTTTATGTCGAATGGCCACTAGACCGTAATCTCGAGGTGGCCCAAGAGATGGCTACTCTAGCGACAAAGCATAATGCGCGTACCATCGTAGGCATACAGGGCGCCTTTTCGCCGATTATTCGTAAGATGCGATCTGTTATCGAAAGCGGGGAGATAGGACGCGTCCTGGCTAGTACGATCACCGGATCATTTGGCAATAACGTTGATGCAGAGAGCAAGAACGTACGGTACTTTCTTGACCGGGATATTGGAGGAAATCCGATTACTATCCATGTTGGTCACAGCTTGGAGTACATTGCTGCCG TCCTCGGGGAATTCAAGACTCTCAGGAGCTTTTCGTCAATCAGCCGACCGACGATAGATATCAAGGACTACAGCGTTGGAGACACCGGCAAGGTCATCGAAGCGGGCGCTCGCAATACTGTCCCGGATCAGATTCTCGCTTATGGCACCGTTGAGCCTTCCGATGCAGCAGTTACTGTCAAATTCCATGCTGGAAAGGAGTTTCCAGGCCAGCCTCGACTAGACTGGCGTattcaaggagaaaagggtTGGCTGCGGTTGGCCTCCCCGTTGGTGTCTTTGAATGTCGGCGGCCCGGGAATTAAATTGGAGATCGCGAGAAATGAGACAAACACGGTAGAGGAGATACTACCGGAGGCAGATGAGTGGGATGAGCTACCCGTACCGGCTCAGAATATTGCCCGTCTGTATGAAGCCTATCGCAAGAATGAGTGGCATCCCACTTTTGACTGGGCGTTAAAGAGGCATGAGGCGCTCGATAGGATTTGGAAGGAGTTTGATGCAGAGAGCCATTAG
- a CDS encoding putative spore wall maturation protein DIT1: MKKTYAYFAVNMARTSFIQSATTMPSIHERALGAYVRTPGGGLVRCVGLHSQWIQNTWSAIRSTVTAKSPSPAHCLRVCLPGSEADCGLQEVDIYERQRANTESIVGFILKPVLLGWMIGTLSIDQFFADLTLDRMNVTATTSRVVAEAPVDLTVERIVNLFDKELRYRLKNDQWETQGREYFASKVQFFVQHNSTLQLCLPAFPCKSSNPEKVMGVLPDRGEEIALRRLHAFAHKIEQIYPPGARILIISDGHVFSDCIGVDDETVDKYGEHLKVLNRAISIAMGEDAEQVQFQSLVDLFDLTSPSPLTSPNLVGMLSLPKLQHYLSTNLDDIAEFCRRILVAGCQPSGESLRTQIESGDESTLALYRGFSRFMLQDLDRHPLTQSLSRSQRKKLATKVSFEMILRNQAYSNLIELMFPDCLRLSIHAHNNSGPKFGIRLFDTATVRAIRQLDSVGSDDNNGDDESAATASHLLHIPTPWHNCIVEVAGDPKLYIVKYGVIKNGSFNDKYSSELVKGNLAKGEGAFVSLKRPLNSVRTA; encoded by the exons ATGAAGAAGACTTATGCATATTTTGCTGTCAATATGGCGAGAACAAGCTTCATACAGAGTGCAACCACAATGCCCTCAATCCATGAAAGAGCCCTGGGGGCATATGTACGAACTCCTGGCGGTGGTCTCGTCCGCTGCGTGGGACTGCATTCGCAATGGATCCAAAATACCTGGTCAGCGATTCGATCGACAGTCACGGCAAAAAGCCCAAGTCCGGCTCATTGCCTAAGAGTTTGCCTACCTGGGAGTGAAGCCGACTGTGGGTTGCAGGAAGTTGACATTTACGAAAGACAGAGAGCGAATACGGAGAGTATCGTTGGTTTCATTCTAAAACCTGTTCTACTGGGTTGGATGATTGGTACATTGTCGATAGATCAATTCTTTGCGGACCTAACATTGGACCGCATGAATGTCACTGCTACTACTTCTCGAGTAGTAGCCGAGGCTCCGGTAGATTTAACGGTGGAAAGGATCGTCAATTTGTTCGACAAAGAGCTCCGGTATCGCTTGAAAAATGATCAATGGGAAACTCAGGGTCGAGAATATTTTGCATCAAAAGTGCAATTCTTCGTACAACATAACTCCACATTGCAGTTATGTCTTCCAGCGTTCCCATGCAAGTCATCCAATCCAGAGAAGGTCATGGGCGTCCTCCCGGATAGGGGCGAGGAAATCGCCTTGCGCAGACTGCATGCTTTTGCGCATAAAATTGAACAAATATATCCACCCGGGGCTAGGATTCTGATCATTAGTGATGGTCACGTTTTTAGCGACTGCA TCGGCGTTGACGATGAGACAGTAGATAAATATGGTGAACATCTCAAAGTCCTTAATCGAGCCATCTCTATAGCCATGGGTGAAGACGCTGAACAAGTTCAGTTCCAATCTCTTGTTGACCTGTTTGATCTGACATCGCCCTCGCCCTTGACTTCACCAAATCTTGTGGGAATGCTGAGTCTGCCCAAGCTGCAGCATTACCTTTCCACAAACCTCGACGACATCGCTGAATTCTGTCGTCGTATCCTAGTAGCTGGCTGTCAGCCTTCTGGGGAGAGTCTTCGTACGCAAATCGAATCAGGGGACGAGTCCACTTTAGCTCTGTATCGTGGGTTTTCGCGCTTCATGCTCCAAGATTTAGATCGACATCCACTCACACAATCACTATCGCGCTCTCAGCGAAAAAAGCTCGCAACTAAAGTCTCTTTCGAAATGATCCTGCGAAATCAAGCGTATTCCAATTTAATTGAGCTGATGTTCCCGGACTGTCTGCGCCTGTCAATCCATGCCCACAATAACTCCGGCCCCAAGTTCGGGATCAGACTGTTTGACACTGCGACAGTACGCGCCATCAGACAACTGGATTCGGTGGGTAGTGACGATAACAACGGTGATGACGAAAGTGCTGCGACTGCATCGCATCTCCTTCATATACCAACACCGTGGCACAATTGTATCGTGGAAGTTGCCGGTGATCCCAAACTCTATATTGTGAAATACGGTGTCATCAAGAATGGCTCGTTCAATGACAAGTACAGTTCTGAACTGGTCAAGGGAAATCTTGCGAAGGGGGAAGGTGCTTTTGTGTCGTTGAAAAGACCCTTGAATTCAGTCAGAACAGCATAA
- a CDS encoding nucleoside-diphosphate-sugar epimerase yields the protein MSKRIIVTGGSGKAGQYVIHHLLAQGYSILNLDLNPLPPPLNEKVHTLKVDLTDNGQVHGALLSHFRLTEPFREPHQQVPDAVIHLAGYARNMIVPDTETYRVNVLSFYNVIEAACRIGVKKIVLASSITVYGVTYAEGDVDYPSFPVDEDVDANPMDVYALSKVCGERTARSFARRFGNDIYVMRLGAVVAPDEFQEKFDGYVERPEEYKVHGWAYTDARDIGLMFERCLVTDGLGFEIFNAVNDDITNFAESTMAFLEKMCPNIPITRQMEAREAPVTNRKLKRVLGFKQTCHWQDLYITAGNR from the coding sequence ATGTCTAAGCGAATAATCGTAACCGGCGGCTCCGGCAAAGCAGGCCAATATGTCATTCACCATCTTCTAGCCCAGGGCTACTCCATCCTGAACCTCGACCTGAACCCGCTCCCACCTCCACTAAACGAAAAAGTCCACACTTTGAAGGTAGACCTCACAGACAATGGCCAAGTCCACGGCGCCCTCCTTTCACACTTCCGCCTCACCGAACCGTTTCGCGAACCCCATCAGCAAGTCCCCGACGCCGTCATCCATCTGGCCGGATACGCGCGCAACATGATCGTCCCTGATACAGAGACATACCGAGTCAATGTACTCTCATTTTACAACGTGATCGAAGCGGCCTGCCGGATCGGcgtgaagaagatcgtccTGGCGAGCTCCATAACCGTGTACGGTGTTACCTATGCAGAAGGGGATGTCGATTATCCATCTTTTCccgtggatgaggatgttgatgcGAATCCGATGGATGTGTATGCTTTGTCTAAGGTCTGTGGGGAGCGTACGGCTCGGAGCTTTGCGCGACGGTTTGGCAATGATATTTATGTCATGCGATTAGGAGCGGTGGTTGCGCCGGATGAATTCCAAGAGAAGTTCGATGGATATGTGGAGAGGCCGGAGGAGTATAAAGTGCATGGGTGGGCATATACAGATGCAAGAGATATTGGACTGATGTTTGAAAGATGTCTGGTGACGGATGGGCTAGGGTTTGAGATTTTTAATGCGGTCAATGATGATATTACTAATTTCGCCGAGTCGACTATGGCGTTCTTAGAGAAGATGTGTCCGAACATACCGATTACGAGGCAGATGGAGGCTAGGGAGGCTCCGGTCACGAATAGGAAGTTGAAGCGGGTGTTGGGCTTCAAACAAACGTGTCACTGGCAGGACTTGTACATAACAGCGGGCAATCGATAA
- a CDS encoding pyruvate dehydrogenase: MLSVRVRGTRLASRVTRTSLSQTQVRNFHSRKDTAPAINKTWRSFAIAGAVSAPGFWLLTSTRDDDVPRLEAPPTGHLVAEPGPSKEEVTRIISQDAYSFPVRSVTGVNRYDGTQLASNSLCEDRFTHGIFPSPLNDGTQWMAWAVFDGHAGWQTAELLKDQLLLFVRHSLSKVKSASTGEKSMPDEVLQHAIVKAFLDLDDSIVKTALQTAQSSEPLQDKLKKLAPAYAGSCALLSMYDSVTGSLHVACTGDSRAVLGQQKPDGTWEAIPLSVDQTGSNEDEVARINQEHPGEENIAKDGRILGMMVSRAFGDSRWKWSLDLQQDLKQRFGGPLPLTPKYDVRTPPYLTAEPVVTTTKIDPGKPSFVILATDGMWDTLSNQQAVDLVGKWLDAQIHGHPISQPKTEYKRVDFGDLGNGVDWEFEEGRTTIQDDNAAVHLVRNSLGGNHHELIAGRLALGSPFSRHIRDDVTVQVAFFNCPHLLPK; encoded by the coding sequence ATGCTGTCTGTACGCGTGCGTGGCACGCGTCTAGCTAGTCGCGTGACCAGAACTTCCCTCTCACAGACCCAGGTTAGGAACTTCCACTCCAGGAAGGACACAGCTCCAGCTATCAACAAGACATGGAGGTCCTTTGCCATTGCCGGCGCGGTTAGTGCACCGGGCTTCTGGTTGTTGACATCTACGCGCGACGACGATGTGCCTCGTCTGGAGGCTCCGCCAACCGGGCACTTGGTGGCCGAGCCCGGTCCTTCGAAAGAGGAAGTGACGCGTATCATCTCTCAGGATGCATATTCATTTCCAGTCAGAAGTGTTACGGGAGTGAACAGGTACGATGGCACACAACTGGCGTCCAACAGCCTGTGTGAGGACCGGTTCACCCATGGCATATTCCCATCCCCGTTGAATGATGGCACCCAGTGGATGGCCTGGGCTGTCTTCGACGGACATGCTGGCTGGCAAACCGCAGAGCTGCTGAAGGATCAACTCTTGCTATTTGTGCGACATAGCTTGAGTAAAGTTAAATCAGCATCCACCGGTGAAAAGTCCATGCCCGACGAGGTGCTCCAGCACGCAATCGTCAAGGCGTTTCTGGACTTGGATGATTCGATTGTAAAGACAGCCCTGCAAACTGCCCAGAGTAGTGAACCGCTGCAGGataagctgaagaagctcgcTCCTGCTTACGCTGGTTCGTGCGCTCTACTCTCCATGTACGATTCGGTCACGGGCTCATTGCACGTGGCGTGTACTGGAGATTCCAGAGCGGTTTTAGGCCAACAAAAGCCAGATGGCACATGGGAGGCAATCCCATTGTCAGTTGACCAGACTGGTAgcaatgaagatgaggttgCGCGGATTAACCAGGAGCACCCGGGCGAAGAGAACATAGCGAAGGATGGGCGGATATTAGGGATGATGGTCTCACGAGCTTTTGGTGATAGTCGCTGGAAGTGGTCTTTGGACTTACAGCAGGACCTAAAACAAAGGTTTGGTGGCCCTTTACCCCTGACGCCAAAGTACGACGTTCGCACACCACCATACCTAACTGCCGAGCCTGTTGTGACAACTACGAAAATTGACCCGGGTAAGCCTTCGTTTGTCATCCTTGCGACGGATGGAATGTGGGATACACTCTCCAATCAGCAGGCTGTAGATCTAGTTGGTAAATGGCTGGATGCACAAATTCATGGGCATCCAATCAGCCAACCGAAAACAGAATATAAACGTGTCGACTTCGGTGACCTTGGGAACGGCGTGGACTGGGAATTTGAGGAGGGGAGAACGACAATCCAAGATGATAACGCTGCCGTACACCTGGTGCGCAATTCCCTCGGGGGAAACCATCACGAGCTCATAGCAGGCCGTCTCGCTCTCGGCTCTCCATTCTCCCGCCATATACGGGATGATGTGACCGTGCAAGTGGCCTTCTTTAATTGCCCGCATCTACTACCGAAGTAG
- a CDS encoding membrane bound O-acyl transferase family-domain-containing protein: protein MLFLKGRLYLSPLLFGSAILSLHTSPYLTWLTGMNVLWALFACVWIQHAAAVRYFDQLRVPQTASPWLAIYKIWNDPQRRMSTGLPPRYKRSISSPSRISFTFHRLAKIILCWALQLFIIGPLVPLYFNFTAQDFAPSRKTAYLMLNLCNALLSIIFSVILRLDTPNEWQPLFGSPLQACSIRRFWTKFWHRLTVSCCASSGTQVTRRLIGMTPGCRSEKIFVAFWTFLLSGLCHVIADWQAGEPCHPHDDLLFFVANFMASALELLVVRRLERVKGYRADHDKDIWSVLLKTTNRVVGYVWVLGFFFWITPKWQYPKLYAVLTQVQGYINIV, encoded by the exons ATGCTGTTCCTGAA AGGTCGACTGTATCTCTCGCCACTGCTGTTCGGCAGCGCGATCCTCTCACTGCATACGAGCCCCTACCTAACATGGCTCACCGGTATGAACGTGCTGTGGGCGCTCTTCGCCTGCGTCTGGATCCAACATGCAGCAGCCGTCCGCTACTTTGACCAACTAAGAGTGCCCCAGACGGCATCTCCATGGCTCGCGATATACAAGATCTGGAACGATCCACAGCGTCGCATGAGCACTGGACTTCCACCACGATACAAGCGCTCCATTTCGTCCCCCAGTCGAATAAGTTTCACATTTCACCGACTCGCCAAGATCATCCTCTGCTGGGCCCTTCAGCTCTTTATTATCGGCCCCCTAGTTCCACTTTATTTCAATTTCACCGCGCAAGACTTCGCCCCCTCTCGCAAA ACTGCCTACCTCATGCTCAACCTCTGCAACGCCCTCCTCTCCATTATCTTCAGTGTTATACTCCGCCTCGACACCCCCAATGAATGGCAACCCCTCTTCGGCAGCCCCCTTCAAGCATGCAGCATCCGCCGCTTCTGGACGAAGTTCTGGCACCGCCTCACAGTCTCCTGCTGCGCTTCCTCCGGAACACAGGTCACCCGCCGTCTCATCGGCATGACACCAGGATGCCGAAGCGAGAAGATCTTCGTCGCATTCTGGACGTTCTTGCTCTCCGGGCTGTGCCATGTGATTGCCGACTGGCAGGCAGGCGAGCCGTGTCATCCGCACGACGAtctgctcttcttcgtgGCCAACTTCATGGCCAGTGCCTTGGAGCTGCTTGTGGTGCGCAGGCTGGAGCGCGTGAAGGGATATCGTGCGGATCATGATAAGGATATTTGGTCGGTATTGTTGAAGACTACCAATAGGGTTGTGGGGTATGTTTGGGTTTTGGGATTCTTTTTCTGGATCACTCCGAAGTGGCAGTATCCAAAACTGTATGCAGTTTTGACGCAAGTCCAGGGATA CATCAATATTGTATAA